From one Triticum urartu cultivar G1812 chromosome 3, Tu2.1, whole genome shotgun sequence genomic stretch:
- the LOC125548287 gene encoding glucosidase 2 subunit beta-like, producing the protein MRVLALLLLLWISAAATASRPPLETLGIPPQDEAYYRGGVIKCRDGSGKFTRDQLNDDFCDCPDGTDEPGTSACPEAKFYCKNTGHSPITIFSSRVNDGICDCCDGSDEYGSNGTCKNTCWEAGKAAREKLKKKVATYKSGVVIRNQEVEKAELAIAKDEAELTKLKGEEKILQGLVDKLKEQKRLIEKAEEEERLIKEKEEKRIKEEAEKQAAEENKAPDASQEADSQDTNEKAQEDESKVGGSSYILFDPLSIYSMLVTITSV; encoded by the exons ATGAGGGTCCTCGCGCTCCTCCTCCTACTATGGATCTCTGCCGCCGCCACTGCATCCCGTCCGCCGCTCGAGACCCTCGGCATCCCTCCGCAAG ATGAGGCGTACTACAGGGGCGGCGTGATCAAGTGCAGGGACGGATCGGGCAAGTTCACCAGGGATCAGCTCAACGACGACTTCTGCGACTGTCCCGACGGCACCGACGAGCCAG GGACATCCGCGTGCCCGGAGGCGAAATTCTACTGCAAGAATACCGGACATTCTCCAATCACCATCTTCTCGTCGCGAGTGAATGATGGTATATGCG ATTGCTGTGACGGGAGTGACGAATACGGTAGCAATGGCACTTGCAAGAATACATGCTGGGAAGCTGGCAAGGCGGCGAGGGAGAAGTTAAAGAAGAAAGTAGCTACATATAAAAGTGGTGTCGTTATTCGGAATCAGGAAGTTGAAAAGGCCGAATTGGCAATTGCGAAAGATGAAGCAGAGTTAACAAAACTGAAGGGTGAAGAGAAGATACTCCAGGGGCTTGTCGACAAGCTCAAAG AGCAAAAGAGATTAATAGAAAAGGCAGAGGAAGAGGAGCGCCTAATAAAAGAGAAGGAAGAAAAGAGAATTAAAGAAGAAGCTGAAAAACAAGCAGCTGAGGAAAACAAAGCACCTGATGCCTCTCAGGAAGCAGATTCTCAGGACACTAATGAGAAGGCACAAGAAGATGAAAGCAAGGTTGGTGGTTCTTCCTATATATTGTTTGACCCCTTGTCCATCTATTCCATGTTGGTTACTATCACCTCAGTTTGA